The nucleotide sequence CTACACGGTGACGCCTTTTGGCCAAACAGAGGGCGAACCATGTTTGTTATTAGAGATGAATGATATCGACCAGCACGCACGAATCACGCGTGAAGCGCATCGCCTCGCGCAATACGAAATTTCACACGAAGTCGTACGTGGCCTTGCCCATGAAATTAAAAACCCTTTAAGTGGTTTGCGTGGTGCGGCACAACTGCTTGAAAGCGAACTGCCTGATCCGGCCTTAAAAGAATATACCGACGTTATTATCAGTGAAGCAGATCGGCTGAAAAATCTGCTTAACCGTATGCTAGGCCCCAATACGTTGCCGCATAAAGAAGCCATCAATATTCATCAAGTACTTGAACATGTTCGAACACTGGTACTTGCCGAGGCACAAGACAAGCTCATTATTAAGCGTGATTACGACCCCAGCATTCCGTTGCTGTATGTCGATGCTGACCAGATGGTACAGGTCATCCTCAACATTGCACGCAATGCAGCACAAGCCTTAAAAGGTGATGGCATCATTACCTTTAGTACACGTACAGATCGCCACATCACTATCGGCGGCAAACAGCATAAGCTTGTGTTGCGCTTGAAAGTTCACGACAACGGCCCAGGCATTGCTACCAACATGGTCGAAAAAATCTTTTATCCCATGGTCAGTATAAGCGGCAATGGCAGCGGCTTAGGCCTCGCTATTGCACAGTCACTATTGCATCAACATGGTGGGGCTATCGAATGCACCAGCGAACCTCAAAATACTGTTTTTAGTATCACCTTACCCTTACAAACAGGGGGAGACCGATCATGAGTAAAAATAATATTTGGGTGATCGATGATGACCGATCAATCCGCTGGGTGTTAGAAAAGGCATTAACCCGCGCACAAATGAATGTCACAACCTTTGACAATGCCAATAATGTGCTAGACAAATTAGCGTTGCAAACACCCGACGCCATTATTGCCGATATCCGCATGCCGGGCATGAGCGGCCTTGATTTGCTAGAGAGCATACACAACAGCTACCCAGAATTACCGGTTATCATTATGACTGCACATTCTGATCTCGATAGTGCAGTATCGGCCTATAGCGGTGGTGCTTTTGAATACCTGGCTAAACCCTTCGATATTGATGATGCTATTGAATTAGTCCAACACGCCGTTGAACAACAACAAAATACAAAAAACACCCAATTAAAATCGGCATCAAAATTAGCCCCTGAACACCCCAGTGAAATTATCGGCGAAGCACCGGCCATGCAAGAAGTCTTTCGTGCCATTGGTCGCTTATCGCGCTCTAATATTAGCGTATTAATTAACGGTGAAACCGGAACCGGTAAAGAATTAGTGGCCGCCGCATTACATCGTCACAGTCCACGTGCTGGTGGGCTATTCATCGCCTTGAATATGGCGGCTATTCCACGCGACTTATTGGAATCTGAGCTATTTGGTCACGAGCGTGGCGCATTCACTGGTGCCAATAACCAGCGTAAAGGACGCTTTGAACAAGCGGATAACGGCACCTTGTTTCTCGATGAGATTGGCGACATGCCAAGTGAACTGCAAACACGTTTATTACGTGTTCTGGCTGATGGTATGTTCTATCGTGTTGGTGGCCACACGCCAATAAAAGTAGACGTTCGCATTATCGCAGCAACTCATCAAAACCTTGAAGACTTAGTCAACGAAGGTCGCTTTCGCGAAGATTTATTTCATCGCCTTAATGTGATTCGTGTGCATATTCCCTCACTGCGTGAGCGCCGTGAAGACATCCCTTTACTGTTA is from Gammaproteobacteria bacterium and encodes:
- the glnG gene encoding nitrogen regulation protein NR(I) is translated as MSKNNIWVIDDDRSIRWVLEKALTRAQMNVTTFDNANNVLDKLALQTPDAIIADIRMPGMSGLDLLESIHNSYPELPVIIMTAHSDLDSAVSAYSGGAFEYLAKPFDIDDAIELVQHAVEQQQNTKNTQLKSASKLAPEHPSEIIGEAPAMQEVFRAIGRLSRSNISVLINGETGTGKELVAAALHRHSPRAGGLFIALNMAAIPRDLLESELFGHERGAFTGANNQRKGRFEQADNGTLFLDEIGDMPSELQTRLLRVLADGMFYRVGGHTPIKVDVRIIAATHQNLEDLVNEGRFREDLFHRLNVIRVHIPSLRERREDIPLLLEHFLKRAARELKVDSKSLEKDARDLLTRLDWRGNVRQLENTCRWLTVMTPGQSVRIEDLPQELKKETELESANDDSDQDWQQILRRWAELKLAQGDQQILEQAIPEFERIMIETALRHSGGKRQVAANLLGWGRNTLTRKIKELGLSV
- a CDS encoding PAS domain-containing protein — its product is MPRSQTALDLLWPILDNLSTAVLAFDKELRLLFINPAGENLLAMSRKQAEGMLLSQLMPQATEFIEKLKNALAQGHMFTEYQATLPTHGTHNIAIDYTVTPFGQTEGEPCLLLEMNDIDQHARITREAHRLAQYEISHEVVRGLAHEIKNPLSGLRGAAQLLESELPDPALKEYTDVIISEADRLKNLLNRMLGPNTLPHKEAINIHQVLEHVRTLVLAEAQDKLIIKRDYDPSIPLLYVDADQMVQVILNIARNAAQALKGDGIITFSTRTDRHITIGGKQHKLVLRLKVHDNGPGIATNMVEKIFYPMVSISGNGSGLGLAIAQSLLHQHGGAIECTSEPQNTVFSITLPLQTGGDRS